The proteins below are encoded in one region of Vogesella indigofera:
- a CDS encoding helix-turn-helix domain-containing protein, translated as MRNDKDLAARDAQRDLGAELLASVKAMKANEAARATKVTPTLAAEARARVGLSQKAFAAMLQVSARTLQEWEQGRREPTGAAQTLLRVALKHPEALQDLEVV; from the coding sequence ATGCGAAATGACAAGGATCTGGCCGCACGCGACGCGCAGCGCGACCTGGGTGCCGAGTTGCTGGCATCGGTCAAGGCAATGAAGGCCAATGAGGCCGCGCGGGCGACGAAGGTGACACCAACATTGGCCGCAGAGGCGCGTGCCAGGGTGGGACTGTCGCAAAAAGCCTTCGCAGCCATGCTGCAGGTGAGCGCCCGCACATTGCAAGAGTGGGAGCAAGGGCGGCGCGAGCCAACCGGTGCCGCGCAAACGTTGCTACGGGTGGCGCTGAAGCATCCGGAGGCGTTACAGGATCTGGAAGTGGTCTGA
- a CDS encoding thermonuclease family protein, translating into MKLLSILSFVLAANVMAADISCKVVGVSDGDTLTCLAAGNQSIKVRLAQIDAPEKNQPFGEKSKQALSAMVYGKQVVLQPETRDRYGRTVAKVFVGDLDVNRQQLRKGMAWVYRQYSRDSGYDGAEAFAKSYGTGLWADPNPVAPWVWRHEKRQTPATSAPSRPIPLPAPSAPALSVLDPILKPRRSAAGFSCSGKVHCSQMVSCEEATYYLRYCPNVKIDGDHDGVPCEKMCR; encoded by the coding sequence ATGAAACTGTTATCTATTCTCTCATTTGTTCTTGCGGCCAACGTGATGGCCGCGGATATCTCGTGCAAGGTGGTGGGTGTGTCGGATGGCGATACGCTGACTTGCCTGGCTGCCGGTAATCAATCCATCAAAGTGCGCCTGGCGCAGATCGACGCGCCGGAGAAGAATCAGCCCTTCGGCGAGAAGTCAAAACAGGCTTTATCGGCGATGGTATATGGCAAACAGGTGGTGCTGCAGCCTGAGACGCGCGACCGCTATGGCCGGACAGTAGCGAAGGTGTTTGTGGGGGATCTGGATGTGAACCGCCAGCAGCTGCGCAAGGGCATGGCGTGGGTGTACCGGCAGTATTCGCGTGACAGCGGCTATGACGGCGCGGAGGCTTTCGCGAAGAGCTACGGCACGGGACTGTGGGCCGACCCGAATCCGGTGGCACCGTGGGTGTGGCGCCACGAGAAACGGCAGACGCCAGCGACGTCTGCACCTTCCCGCCCGATTCCCCTGCCCGCACCGAGCGCTCCTGCGCTTTCGGTGCTCGACCCGATCCTGAAGCCGCGCCGTTCTGCCGCAGGCTTCAGTTGCTCAGGGAAGGTGCATTGCAGCCAGATGGTGAGCTGCGAGGAGGCAACGTACTACCTGCGGTATTGCCCGAACGTGAAGATCGATGGGGACCATGATGGCGTGCCGTGCGAGAAGATGTGCCGGTGA
- a CDS encoding DUF2939 domain-containing protein has protein sequence MNNKLKGGLVFAAVAVTGWFYYTPYMAVHGMHDAAQERNAMKLANYVNFPVVKENLKAELNGQMLQKLQGNPFAAVGVVFAGALVNAMIDAIVSPQGLAMMMRGEKPLPATTAEATDSGTQEQANEADKVETTMGYNGLNQFSVKVYQRDKSDQAINLVLQRHNLVSWQLAEIRLPQ, from the coding sequence ATGAATAACAAGTTGAAAGGCGGCCTAGTATTTGCTGCTGTTGCAGTGACCGGCTGGTTCTACTACACACCGTATATGGCCGTACATGGCATGCATGATGCCGCACAAGAACGCAATGCGATGAAGCTAGCCAACTACGTCAACTTTCCTGTCGTCAAAGAAAACCTGAAGGCCGAGTTGAATGGTCAGATGCTGCAGAAACTGCAGGGAAACCCGTTTGCCGCAGTGGGCGTTGTTTTTGCCGGCGCCTTGGTGAATGCCATGATCGATGCGATTGTTTCGCCGCAGGGGCTTGCCATGATGATGCGGGGTGAAAAACCCCTGCCCGCGACCACTGCAGAGGCCACGGACTCCGGCACGCAGGAACAGGCCAATGAGGCGGACAAAGTCGAGACCACGATGGGCTACAACGGACTCAACCAGTTTTCGGTCAAGGTCTATCAGCGTGACAAGTCGGATCAAGCAATCAACCTGGTTCTGCAGCGGCACAATCTGGTGTCGTGGCAGTTGGCCGAGATTCGCCTACCTCAATAG
- a CDS encoding sensor domain-containing diguanylate cyclase — MISLPSYRFRFLGEWLFLACCLLLAGSVVAWLLFEEHQAVGHREQLHLTAQAQVVEANLGRQLDALNRTLHNVILSVPAWRKQNTVAIAGSRRLNAFADAMVGIRSFSIMDKHGVIQASSRTDLMGRGFADRPYFQAVLNQPDPTTLYVNAPFKTEQNIWLLTVTRMIPSKDGHFDGLAIASLDPEEFRILLSSVNYSPDMMTGLAHGDGAHFMMMPERKHLVGMNLTQSEPLFNRYKHSGLTATVMTGFSPALNEERMVALRTIQPAALNMDKALIVGVSRSTKTLYSDWYSMVKVWGSAYAILALFSTVLLAIWQRRRQRETENAARAAAALREQNTKLAEANVQLEAQSAQLHALAFQDGLTGIANRRHFNERLQKEWRDCRRHQTHLTLLMIDIDHFKLFNDHYGHQTGDDCLKLVAKSLQERLWRAHDVVARYGGEEFVCLLPNCEPVHARAKAEQLRMAIEALGIPHGASPVNGMVTISIGIATQVPESTSYPEQLLAAADKALYAAKVAGRNRAVADENTNFDPHAIAD; from the coding sequence ATGATCTCATTACCGTCCTATCGTTTTCGCTTTTTAGGCGAGTGGCTGTTCCTGGCCTGTTGCCTGTTGCTGGCGGGTAGCGTGGTGGCATGGTTATTGTTTGAAGAGCATCAAGCTGTAGGTCATCGTGAGCAGCTCCACCTAACGGCGCAAGCGCAAGTCGTCGAGGCCAACCTTGGCCGTCAACTAGATGCCCTAAACCGGACGTTACACAACGTGATTCTCAGCGTGCCGGCTTGGCGCAAACAAAACACGGTAGCAATAGCTGGTAGTCGGCGATTGAATGCGTTTGCCGATGCCATGGTCGGTATCCGCAGCTTTTCGATCATGGATAAGCACGGTGTGATCCAGGCGAGTAGCCGAACAGACCTCATGGGCAGGGGATTTGCTGATCGCCCCTACTTCCAGGCAGTGCTGAACCAGCCCGACCCCACCACGCTTTATGTCAACGCACCGTTCAAAACCGAGCAAAACATCTGGTTACTCACGGTCACGCGCATGATTCCAAGCAAGGATGGTCATTTTGATGGGCTGGCGATTGCCTCACTTGACCCTGAGGAGTTTCGCATTCTGCTTTCCTCTGTCAACTATAGCCCCGACATGATGACTGGCTTGGCCCACGGTGACGGAGCGCATTTCATGATGATGCCGGAACGCAAACATCTGGTCGGTATGAATCTGACCCAGTCCGAACCGCTCTTCAATCGCTACAAGCATAGCGGCTTGACCGCCACCGTGATGACCGGCTTTTCACCGGCACTCAACGAAGAACGGATGGTGGCCCTCCGCACGATCCAGCCTGCTGCACTCAATATGGACAAGGCCCTGATTGTTGGCGTTAGCCGCAGCACAAAAACGCTCTATTCTGACTGGTATTCGATGGTAAAAGTCTGGGGCAGTGCCTATGCCATTCTGGCATTGTTCAGCACTGTATTGCTAGCCATCTGGCAGCGCCGACGTCAGCGGGAAACGGAGAATGCGGCTCGTGCCGCAGCGGCCTTGCGTGAGCAAAATACCAAGCTGGCAGAGGCAAATGTCCAGCTGGAAGCACAGAGTGCGCAACTCCACGCCTTGGCGTTCCAGGATGGGCTGACGGGCATTGCCAATCGCCGTCATTTCAACGAGCGATTGCAGAAAGAGTGGCGTGACTGTCGACGGCATCAGACCCATCTCACACTGCTCATGATCGATATTGATCACTTCAAGCTGTTCAACGATCACTACGGCCATCAGACCGGGGATGACTGCCTCAAACTGGTGGCGAAGTCTCTGCAAGAGCGCTTGTGGCGCGCACACGATGTGGTGGCCCGCTATGGCGGCGAGGAGTTCGTCTGCTTACTGCCTAACTGTGAACCGGTGCATGCTAGGGCCAAAGCCGAGCAGCTGCGCATGGCGATTGAAGCATTGGGCATCCCGCACGGGGCGTCGCCAGTTAATGGCATGGTCACCATCAGCATCGGTATCGCCACCCAAGTACCAGAGAGCACCAGCTATCCGGAGCAGCTGCTTGCCGCCGCGGATAAAGCGCTGTATGCGGCCAAGGTTGCGGGGCGAAATCGGGCTGTCGCAGACGAGAACACTAACTTCGATCCACACGCCATTGCCGACTAA
- a CDS encoding ATP-binding protein — protein MRLCENVINQPDGMTSLIITFNLSSGEWSRVFGDAKMTTVPLDRIAHHCDIPETGNGSCHFKQWWKNG, from the coding sequence GTGAGGCTGTGTGAAAACGTGATCAACCAGCCCGATGGGATGACCTCGCTGATCATCACCTTCAACCTGAGTTCCGGGGAGTGGAGCCGCGTATTTGGCGATGCCAAGATGACCACCGTTCCGCTAGATCGGATTGCCCATCACTGCGATATTCCGGAGACAGGGAACGGCTCCTGCCACTTCAAGCAGTGGTGGAAAAACGGCTAA
- a CDS encoding carotenoid biosynthesis protein, translating into MRRNTLLWLSWFLATLWFVSFGWTTLAAETHSGIAAAGIAFLTLIILVAVHASLVVGWRSALAFFSIMCLTSFALESISIATGFPFGFFVHHTDIGPKPFGVPFVVPVGYAVFGWLAWAQTRLIVSAFSNDTNLTRFATPLLGAFVLAGYDYPYDPIGATVLKIHSYLEPTGLFGVPLSNFLGWHVTGWVAFQFFAFFQVRFITVAEPKRKGLDVLPSLIWIVMAGSYWVRYCIAPGGIVTEDGRTFVITDIYEAAAAISLPSMVFPALLALVAFRARSRCQSAPDFD; encoded by the coding sequence ATGAGGCGAAATACATTGTTATGGCTCAGCTGGTTTTTAGCTACGCTTTGGTTCGTCAGCTTCGGCTGGACGACACTAGCAGCTGAAACACATTCAGGTATCGCAGCAGCAGGGATCGCTTTTTTGACCCTTATAATCCTCGTTGCTGTTCATGCTTCACTGGTCGTCGGCTGGCGGAGTGCACTCGCATTCTTCAGCATTATGTGCCTGACCAGCTTTGCTCTTGAGTCAATCAGCATTGCTACCGGCTTTCCATTTGGTTTTTTTGTTCATCACACAGATATTGGTCCCAAACCCTTTGGAGTACCGTTCGTAGTCCCGGTTGGTTACGCTGTCTTCGGTTGGCTGGCGTGGGCACAGACACGGCTTATCGTGAGTGCCTTCTCAAATGACACTAACTTGACTCGCTTTGCAACGCCGCTTCTCGGTGCGTTTGTCTTGGCTGGTTACGACTATCCGTATGACCCGATTGGTGCGACGGTACTAAAAATTCACAGTTACCTCGAGCCTACGGGGCTTTTTGGTGTCCCCCTGAGCAACTTCCTCGGCTGGCATGTTACAGGCTGGGTCGCATTTCAATTTTTTGCGTTCTTTCAGGTTCGATTTATCACGGTGGCGGAGCCTAAAAGAAAAGGTTTGGATGTATTGCCGAGCCTTATCTGGATCGTGATGGCCGGCAGCTATTGGGTTCGGTATTGCATTGCACCGGGTGGTATCGTTACTGAAGATGGACGCACGTTTGTTATCACTGATATTTATGAGGCTGCGGCGGCAATCAGCTTACCGTCTATGGTTTTCCCGGCTCTTCTCGCCCTTGTCGCTTTTCGAGCACGGTCACGATGTCAATCGGCACCAGATTTTGACTAG
- a CDS encoding aspartate/glutamate racemase family protein, with the protein MELHKIGIIGGMSYEGSAVYYRKINEAIRERMGRLHSAELLLYSVDFQTIVDMQKSGRWDDAGKRLADVACALQAAGAECVMICAVTMHLVADIVEKAVDIPFIHIVDEVAVCLKDAGYRRPLLLATRYTMENGFYPARMKTHGIDVMVPDADDHTLIHDIIFEELSIGKVLDHSREALHSIIKKAKEKGADSVIFGCTEICLILDPTKLLLPSFDSTSIHTEAAVEFALGNRF; encoded by the coding sequence ATGGAGCTGCATAAAATTGGCATTATTGGCGGAATGAGTTATGAAGGATCAGCAGTTTATTACCGAAAAATCAATGAGGCAATACGCGAGCGGATGGGAAGGCTGCACTCGGCCGAACTACTCCTCTACTCCGTTGACTTTCAGACAATCGTCGACATGCAGAAGTCTGGTCGTTGGGATGATGCAGGCAAGCGTCTCGCAGATGTCGCTTGTGCACTTCAAGCAGCCGGTGCCGAATGCGTGATGATCTGTGCCGTCACGATGCACTTGGTTGCTGATATTGTCGAAAAAGCGGTAGACATCCCTTTCATTCACATTGTCGATGAAGTTGCTGTTTGTCTAAAGGATGCTGGCTATCGCCGACCTCTACTGCTTGCTACTCGCTATACGATGGAAAACGGTTTTTATCCAGCACGAATGAAGACGCATGGCATTGATGTAATGGTGCCAGACGCGGATGACCACACCCTTATCCACGACATCATCTTCGAAGAGCTCAGTATTGGCAAAGTGCTGGATCACTCACGAGAAGCGTTGCACTCGATCATCAAAAAAGCAAAGGAAAAAGGTGCTGATTCCGTCATCTTTGGCTGTACAGAGATTTGCCTGATTCTTGATCCAACCAAACTCCTCCTGCCTAGCTTTGATTCCACATCCATTCATACAGAGGCTGCGGTTGAGTTTGCATTGGGAAATCGTTTTTGA
- a CDS encoding YunC family protein encodes MTNRATIGRVEYLQFELNNPLLVMKAPKGFLGCDYINIETCNNANEVCAIVTGVSSFDEMLAAKVVAISNSAVQLGIKIGESGYDALAKMH; translated from the coding sequence ATGACAAATCGAGCTACTATCGGTCGAGTTGAGTATTTGCAATTCGAACTAAATAATCCGCTATTGGTAATGAAGGCCCCCAAAGGATTTCTCGGGTGCGATTATATTAACATTGAAACCTGCAACAATGCCAATGAGGTATGCGCTATCGTAACCGGAGTTAGTTCATTCGACGAAATGCTTGCAGCAAAAGTTGTCGCGATTTCAAATAGCGCTGTCCAACTCGGCATTAAAATAGGCGAATCTGGTTATGATGCACTTGCTAAAATGCATTGA
- the ggt gene encoding gamma-glutamyltransferase encodes MVKYDYDQDIFHPVYAKNGIVAAEQELASRIGVNVLKRGGNAIDAAVAVGFALAVVLPNAGNLGGGGFMMLHDVKSGQDVALDFREIAPAKASRDMYLDEKGNVAAGLSTYTHLAVGVPGTVAGMEHALKRWGTMKLADLIAPSIKLAEDGILVSPTMAKMLAVEKDNLGKWETTRAIFFKNGRPLQLGDKLVQKDLAKSLRLIAKHGSKVFYQGEIGDKIVAEMAQHGGLIGKDDLKNYKVEERTPVSGEYRGYKVVSMPPPSSGGTHIVQILNMLERYPLSQYGVNSAQTIHYLAESMKLAYADRAEYLGDPGFVKVPVKGLTSKKYADELAQKIDPVKVLPASAIKPGKPQPYESDQTTHYSIVDGKGNAVAVTYTLNLNFGSGIVAKGTGILLNDEMDDFSAKPGVPNAYGLIGGDANAIQPGKRPLSSMSPTLVLKNGKPWLVTGSPGGARIITTTLQTIVNAIDFGMNPAEAAATPRIHHQWLPDELRVEKGLSPDTLSILRQQGYKVSVKPTMGRTQTIQVLEDGFYGFSDPRNPDGATMGY; translated from the coding sequence GTGGTTAAGTACGACTACGACCAGGACATTTTCCACCCGGTATACGCCAAGAATGGCATAGTCGCCGCCGAGCAGGAGCTGGCCAGCCGTATTGGCGTGAACGTGCTGAAGCGCGGCGGCAACGCCATCGACGCCGCCGTGGCGGTGGGCTTCGCGCTGGCAGTGGTGCTGCCCAACGCTGGCAACCTCGGCGGCGGCGGCTTCATGATGCTGCACGACGTCAAGAGCGGCCAGGACGTGGCGCTCGACTTCCGCGAGATCGCCCCGGCCAAGGCCAGCCGCGACATGTACCTGGACGAGAAAGGCAACGTCGCCGCGGGCCTCTCAACGTACACCCACCTCGCCGTCGGCGTGCCAGGCACAGTGGCCGGCATGGAGCACGCTCTGAAGCGCTGGGGTACGATGAAGCTAGCCGACCTGATCGCACCATCGATCAAGCTGGCCGAAGACGGCATCTTGGTGAGCCCAACCATGGCCAAGATGCTGGCGGTGGAAAAGGACAACCTTGGCAAGTGGGAAACTACCCGCGCCATCTTCTTCAAGAACGGCCGCCCGCTGCAGCTGGGCGACAAGCTGGTGCAGAAGGACTTGGCCAAATCGCTCAGGCTGATCGCCAAGCATGGCTCCAAAGTGTTCTACCAGGGCGAGATCGGCGATAAGATCGTGGCCGAGATGGCGCAGCACGGCGGCCTGATCGGCAAGGACGACCTGAAGAATTACAAGGTGGAAGAGCGCACCCCGGTGAGCGGCGAGTACCGCGGCTACAAGGTAGTGTCAATGCCGCCGCCGAGCTCGGGCGGCACCCACATCGTCCAGATCCTCAATATGCTGGAGCGCTACCCTCTGTCGCAGTACGGCGTGAACAGTGCCCAGACCATCCACTACCTGGCCGAGTCGATGAAGCTCGCCTACGCCGACCGCGCCGAGTACCTGGGCGACCCGGGCTTCGTCAAGGTGCCGGTGAAGGGGCTGACCTCGAAGAAGTACGCCGACGAACTGGCTCAGAAGATCGATCCGGTCAAGGTGCTACCGGCATCCGCTATCAAGCCGGGCAAGCCGCAGCCGTATGAAAGCGATCAGACCACACACTACTCGATCGTCGACGGCAAGGGCAACGCGGTGGCGGTGACCTACACACTGAACCTGAACTTCGGCAGCGGCATCGTCGCCAAGGGCACCGGCATCCTGCTCAACGACGAGATGGACGACTTCTCGGCCAAGCCGGGCGTGCCCAACGCCTATGGCCTGATCGGCGGCGATGCCAACGCCATCCAGCCGGGTAAGCGTCCGTTGTCGTCGATGTCGCCGACCTTGGTACTGAAGAACGGCAAACCATGGCTGGTCACCGGTAGCCCAGGAGGCGCTCGCATCATCACCACCACACTGCAGACCATCGTTAATGCCATCGACTTTGGCATGAACCCAGCTGAGGCTGCGGCAACGCCCCGCATCCACCACCAGTGGTTACCTGATGAGCTGCGCGTTGAGAAAGGTCTGAGCCCTGATACCTTGTCCATTCTGCGTCAACAGGGCTACAAGGTATCGGTGAAGCCAACCATGGGTCGCACCCAAACCATTCAGGTGCTTGAGGATGGTTTCTATGGTTTCTCCGATCCACGCAACCCAGACGGTGCAACGATGGGTTATTAA
- a CDS encoding aldolase/citrate lyase family protein, producing the protein METNNKFKRALAECRPQVGVWSTLPSPYVSELVAGSGFDWVLLDTEHTPSDVPLMMQQLQAVDAAAGVVASSPTSAVVRPAWNDAVLIKRYLDIGARNLLLPFVQNAEEAAAAVAATRYAPRGIRGVGGATRASNFGRASDYIVNAERDLCVLVQVETVSALERIEEIAAVDGIDGIFIGPADLSASMGHADNPRHPEVDAAINDAIQRIRRCGKAPGILMTDEARAKQCLDMGALFVAVAIDLLLLRDGLDSSINRFKNCDKRQSSSSASSY; encoded by the coding sequence ATGGAAACAAATAACAAATTCAAACGCGCACTCGCTGAGTGCCGTCCACAGGTGGGCGTCTGGTCAACCCTACCATCCCCTTATGTATCCGAATTGGTGGCCGGTTCGGGGTTCGACTGGGTATTGCTAGATACCGAGCATACGCCGAGCGATGTACCGTTGATGATGCAGCAACTACAGGCTGTCGATGCGGCTGCCGGCGTAGTTGCTTCGAGCCCTACCTCCGCAGTGGTACGCCCCGCCTGGAACGATGCCGTACTCATCAAGCGCTATCTGGACATCGGTGCAAGAAACCTACTCCTGCCATTTGTACAGAACGCAGAAGAGGCTGCTGCAGCCGTAGCGGCGACTCGCTATGCACCACGAGGAATTCGTGGCGTTGGCGGTGCAACACGAGCATCCAACTTCGGCCGGGCTAGTGACTACATCGTCAATGCTGAGCGTGATTTGTGCGTACTGGTACAGGTCGAGACAGTTAGTGCACTGGAAAGAATCGAGGAAATTGCAGCTGTTGACGGCATTGACGGGATTTTCATCGGTCCGGCAGATCTGTCGGCAAGCATGGGTCATGCGGACAACCCACGCCACCCTGAAGTAGATGCCGCGATCAATGATGCCATCCAGCGAATAAGGCGCTGCGGGAAGGCGCCTGGCATCTTGATGACAGATGAAGCGCGAGCGAAACAATGCCTGGATATGGGTGCCTTGTTCGTCGCAGTGGCGATCGACCTACTACTTCTCCGAGATGGACTGGATTCCTCGATCAATCGGTTCAAGAACTGTGACAAACGCCAGTCCAGCAGTTCTGCCTCCTCTTACTGA
- a CDS encoding RidA family protein yields MNLIESRLRELGIELPVAPPAAGLYVGAVTAGNFVYLSGQGPLVGKTVKYVGCVGSDLTEEEGYEAARLTGLNALAALKAELGSLDRVKRIVKVLAWVRSAPGFQQQPSIVNGYSQLMVDVFGDKGMHARSALSAHELAFGMAFEAEMVVEIQAD; encoded by the coding sequence ATGAATTTGATCGAATCGCGTTTACGAGAGCTGGGCATCGAACTACCCGTCGCCCCCCCTGCTGCTGGCCTCTATGTAGGTGCTGTTACGGCGGGTAATTTTGTGTATCTCTCGGGCCAAGGTCCATTGGTAGGTAAAACCGTTAAATATGTTGGCTGCGTTGGCTCTGACCTCACAGAGGAGGAAGGCTATGAGGCCGCCCGCTTAACAGGGCTTAATGCTTTGGCAGCCCTTAAAGCAGAGCTGGGCTCCCTAGATCGGGTCAAGCGCATCGTGAAAGTTCTGGCATGGGTTCGCAGTGCACCTGGTTTCCAGCAACAGCCTTCAATCGTGAATGGCTATTCGCAATTAATGGTTGACGTTTTTGGTGACAAGGGCATGCACGCCAGAAGTGCACTATCTGCCCACGAGCTGGCATTCGGCATGGCATTTGAGGCAGAAATGGTGGTCGAGATCCAGGCAGATTGA
- a CDS encoding fumarylacetoacetate hydrolase family protein: MSDKQKLLETAAQRLWEAETTRTPCEPIRDLIGEQDVNLAYTIQQLNVDRQLELGRRISGRKIGITAKSVQRQLNVFEPDFGTLFADMEVGHGGVIPSGKLIRPKVEAEVMIVLSQDLNHDMITFSDVIQATEFAVASLEIVDCRLRNWDIRITDTVADNAAAAMYVVGAQPKPMLGLDLANCAMTLYRNGELVSEGRGEMCMGHPINAAVWLARALYRLGTPLKAGDAILTGALGPMVAAEPGDRFEARIDGLGSVVAEFES; the protein is encoded by the coding sequence ATGTCAGACAAACAGAAACTACTGGAAACTGCCGCACAGCGCCTGTGGGAAGCTGAAACTACAAGAACGCCATGCGAGCCGATTCGAGACCTGATTGGAGAGCAGGATGTCAATCTCGCCTACACCATTCAACAACTTAATGTTGACCGACAGTTAGAGCTGGGCCGCCGTATCAGTGGCCGCAAGATTGGTATCACTGCGAAGTCTGTTCAGCGCCAACTCAATGTCTTCGAGCCGGATTTTGGCACGCTTTTCGCCGACATGGAGGTTGGACATGGTGGTGTAATTCCTTCAGGGAAGTTGATCCGACCGAAAGTCGAAGCCGAGGTCATGATCGTGCTCAGTCAAGACCTCAATCACGACATGATTACCTTTAGTGATGTGATTCAAGCAACGGAATTCGCGGTGGCGTCACTGGAAATCGTCGATTGTCGTTTGCGGAATTGGGACATCCGGATCACCGATACGGTTGCTGACAATGCCGCAGCGGCTATGTATGTGGTTGGTGCGCAGCCCAAACCCATGCTTGGACTTGACCTGGCCAACTGCGCGATGACGTTGTATCGCAATGGCGAACTTGTATCCGAGGGACGTGGAGAGATGTGCATGGGGCACCCGATCAATGCTGCTGTTTGGCTTGCTCGTGCCCTCTATAGGCTCGGCACCCCTCTAAAGGCGGGTGACGCCATCCTGACCGGCGCACTAGGACCAATGGTAGCCGCAGAGCCAGGGGATCGTTTCGAAGCCAGGATCGACGGACTTGGAAGTGTCGTAGCCGAATTTGAATCATAA
- a CDS encoding YbaK/EbsC family protein yields the protein MNYLLDDKKMSLQSVKSFFVQHAPDIKVVELDASTATVALAAEALGVASGQIAKTLSLRVGEETIVLVIRGDARLDNRKYKQCFGVKARMLDASDVERETGHPIGGVSPFGLSNPLKVFCDVSLQDFPVVFPAGGAPNAAVRITPERMAMLASAQWVDVVQQ from the coding sequence GTGAATTATTTGCTGGATGATAAAAAAATGAGTTTGCAATCGGTCAAATCTTTCTTCGTGCAGCACGCCCCAGATATCAAGGTCGTTGAGCTTGATGCAAGCACTGCGACTGTAGCCCTGGCCGCCGAGGCACTAGGAGTTGCGTCTGGTCAAATCGCCAAGACCCTGTCGTTGCGAGTGGGAGAGGAAACCATTGTCCTCGTTATACGTGGCGATGCACGCCTGGACAATCGCAAGTACAAGCAATGCTTCGGGGTAAAGGCACGCATGCTTGATGCTTCAGATGTTGAGCGAGAAACGGGACACCCGATTGGCGGCGTCTCCCCTTTCGGACTGAGCAACCCGCTGAAAGTATTCTGCGACGTCTCACTACAGGACTTCCCAGTAGTGTTCCCGGCTGGTGGTGCTCCGAATGCAGCCGTCCGCATCACACCAGAGCGGATGGCGATGCTGGCCAGTGCGCAGTGGGTCGATGTTGTCCAGCAATGA
- a CDS encoding PhzF family phenazine biosynthesis protein has protein sequence MAIPRKVYRDTLFIYLKRVKFYAQNSIVQKENSMPLDFVQVDAFTHQPLYGNPAAVVFDADDIPPQTMQKIAREMNLSETVFILKPTSPDADYRARIFTPMSELPFAGHPTVAAAHSVLARYPDKANATLLRQECGIGIVPVEVVPTSRGKLLRMTQAEPTHRATELSRETVAKMLGCTESDLADSPFEVVSTGVPWLIVELSRFEAISVLNPDQGLIARECKALRAAGLTVFVERNDGSPVRIRVRTFAPGEGVSEDPVCGSGNGSVAAFIARHKHAGETTGSYVAEQGIEIGRDGEVHASWEREGDALRVRIGGEAAVAASGQLYL, from the coding sequence ATGGCAATTCCCAGAAAAGTGTATCGTGACACTTTATTTATTTACTTAAAGCGTGTCAAGTTCTATGCTCAAAACTCAATTGTGCAAAAGGAAAACTCCATGCCCCTCGACTTTGTTCAGGTTGATGCCTTTACTCACCAGCCGCTCTACGGCAACCCCGCCGCTGTTGTATTTGATGCTGATGATATTCCTCCGCAAACGATGCAAAAGATCGCTCGTGAGATGAACTTGTCAGAGACGGTCTTCATTCTCAAGCCGACCTCACCGGATGCAGATTATCGCGCCCGCATCTTCACTCCGATGAGCGAGCTGCCCTTCGCCGGCCACCCGACAGTTGCGGCGGCACACTCTGTACTCGCACGTTACCCGGACAAGGCCAACGCTACCCTGCTTCGCCAAGAGTGTGGCATCGGTATCGTGCCAGTTGAGGTCGTGCCGACCTCTCGAGGCAAACTGCTTCGCATGACCCAGGCCGAACCTACTCATCGCGCAACAGAACTATCTCGCGAAACGGTGGCGAAGATGCTCGGTTGCACTGAATCGGATCTGGCAGACAGCCCGTTCGAAGTCGTTTCAACCGGTGTGCCATGGCTCATCGTTGAGCTATCCCGATTCGAAGCCATCTCGGTGCTTAATCCTGACCAAGGCCTGATTGCACGGGAATGTAAAGCTCTGCGGGCAGCAGGTTTGACTGTATTCGTGGAGCGCAATGACGGCAGCCCAGTACGCATCCGAGTGCGCACCTTCGCCCCAGGAGAAGGCGTGTCGGAGGATCCAGTATGTGGCTCTGGCAATGGTTCGGTTGCGGCCTTCATCGCACGCCACAAGCACGCTGGCGAGACAACCGGCAGCTATGTAGCAGAACAGGGAATCGAAATCGGCCGAGACGGTGAGGTTCATGCTTCTTGGGAACGCGAAGGCGATGCCCTACGTGTGCGCATCGGTGGTGAAGCCGCCGTTGCCGCCAGTGGCCAACTGTACTTGTAA